A single region of the Enterococcus mundtii genome encodes:
- the tdc gene encoding tyrosine decarboxylase, with protein sequence MESKVNDLNLNALFIGDKAENGQIYKALLNELVDEHLGWRQNYMPQDMPIITPEEKSSESFAHTINKTKDVLAEISTRMRTHSVPWHNAGRYWGHMNSETLMPSLLAYNFAMLWNGNNVAYESSPATSQMEEEVGMEFATLMGYKNGWGHIVADGSLANLEGLWYARNIKSLPLAMKEVAPELVSGQTDWELMNLSTREIIDLLDQVPEKIDEIKAHSARSGKHLQQLGKWLVPQTKHYSWLKAADIIGVGLDQVIPVPVDHNYRMDIKELETIIRELAAEQTPVLGVVGVVGSTEEGAIDEIDKIVELRRKLEKEGIYFYLHVDAAYGGYGRAIFLDENNEFIPFDQLKEVHAKHHVFTENKDYLLEEVHRAYQAIEEAESVTIDPHKMGYVPYSAGGIVIQDIRMRDVISYFATYVFEKGADIPALLGAYILEGSKAGATAASVWAAHHVLPLNVTGYGKLMGASIEGAHRFFHFLNNLTFKVGDKEIEVHPLTYPDFNMVDYVFKEKGNDDLVAMNQLNHDVYDYSSYVKGSIYGNEFLTSHTDFAIPDYGNSPLQFVKQLGFTEEEWERAGKVTVLRASVMTPYMNKAEHFEEYAEKIKAALQSKLEKIYADQLVANETK encoded by the coding sequence ATGGAATCAAAGGTAAATGATTTAAATTTGAATGCACTATTCATTGGAGACAAAGCAGAGAATGGCCAAATCTATAAAGCTTTGTTAAATGAATTAGTGGACGAGCACTTAGGATGGCGTCAAAATTATATGCCACAAGATATGCCGATCATTACGCCGGAAGAAAAAAGCAGTGAAAGCTTCGCGCACACGATCAATAAAACAAAAGACGTGTTAGCTGAAATCTCTACGCGGATGCGTACACACTCTGTCCCATGGCATAATGCAGGTCGTTATTGGGGTCATATGAACTCTGAAACATTGATGCCATCATTATTAGCCTATAATTTTGCGATGCTATGGAATGGAAATAACGTCGCATATGAATCTTCTCCAGCAACAAGTCAAATGGAAGAAGAAGTCGGAATGGAATTTGCTACATTGATGGGGTACAAAAATGGCTGGGGCCATATCGTTGCAGATGGCTCATTAGCAAATTTAGAAGGTCTTTGGTATGCGCGCAACATCAAATCATTGCCACTTGCAATGAAAGAAGTGGCACCTGAATTGGTTTCAGGTCAAACAGATTGGGAATTGATGAATCTTTCAACTCGGGAAATCATTGATCTGTTAGATCAAGTGCCAGAAAAAATCGATGAGATCAAAGCACATTCTGCACGCAGTGGAAAACATCTTCAACAATTAGGTAAATGGTTAGTCCCACAAACAAAACACTATTCATGGTTGAAAGCAGCAGACATCATTGGTGTCGGACTAGATCAAGTGATTCCAGTGCCTGTGGATCACAACTACCGCATGGACATCAAGGAACTTGAAACAATCATTCGTGAATTGGCTGCTGAACAAACACCGGTTTTAGGTGTCGTTGGTGTCGTTGGTTCTACTGAAGAAGGGGCAATCGATGAAATCGATAAAATCGTTGAATTACGTCGCAAGCTAGAAAAAGAAGGCATTTATTTCTACCTACACGTAGATGCAGCTTATGGTGGTTACGGACGTGCGATCTTCCTTGATGAGAACAATGAATTCATCCCATTTGATCAATTAAAAGAAGTACACGCAAAACATCATGTCTTCACAGAAAATAAAGATTATCTTTTAGAAGAAGTACACCGTGCATATCAAGCAATTGAAGAAGCAGAATCAGTGACGATTGATCCACATAAAATGGGCTATGTTCCTTACTCTGCTGGAGGTATCGTGATCCAAGACATTCGTATGCGTGATGTGATCTCTTACTTTGCAACCTATGTATTTGAAAAAGGAGCAGATATCCCAGCATTGCTTGGTGCCTATATTTTGGAAGGATCAAAAGCCGGAGCAACTGCCGCAAGTGTTTGGGCAGCGCATCACGTACTACCGCTTAATGTGACTGGTTATGGTAAATTGATGGGAGCATCGATTGAAGGCGCACATCGTTTCTTCCACTTCTTGAACAATTTAACCTTCAAAGTGGGCGATAAAGAAATCGAAGTTCATCCATTGACTTATCCAGATTTCAATATGGTTGATTATGTATTCAAAGAAAAAGGGAATGACGATCTGGTAGCGATGAATCAGTTGAACCATGATGTGTATGACTATTCTTCTTATGTCAAAGGAAGCATCTATGGCAATGAATTCTTGACATCTCATACAGACTTTGCAATTCCAGATTATGGCAATAGCCCACTTCAATTTGTAAAACAATTAGGATTTACAGAGGAAGAATGGGAACGTGCTGGAAAAGTCACAGTCTTACGTGCCAGTGTCATGACGCCGTATATGAATAAAGCAGAACATTTTGAAGAATATGCAGAAAAAATCAAAGCAGCGCTTCAAAGTAAATTAGAAAAAATCTATGCAGATCAGTTAGTGGCAAACGAAACAAAATAA